GCACCTTTAAAAAGAGCTCTTCTGCCTTCTTCATGCTACCTCGTAAACAGTAATGCTTAAGTAATATAGTATAAGTTACAATATCTGGATCACACCCTTTCCTGAGCATCTCATCATGTAGTTGGAGAGCAGAACTTAAGAGACCAATATTACAAGCAACACCAATCAACATATTGTAAGTGACTAAATCAGGGAAAACACCATTTAATAGCATCTCTTTCTTCAGGTAATGAACCTGATCGATATTTCCGTTTCTTACTTGTGCCTGGATCAGGGCATTGTAAGTGTAAATATTGGGTAGTACACCAAGTTCAACCATTAGATTTCTCACAGACAATGCCTTATGTATGTCTCCACATTTTCCAAAGGCCTGAATTATAACATTGAAAATGAGAGGATCTGGTCTGATGGAGAACTCTAACATGTGACAAAGAAAATTATTAGCTCTAACTGCATCCCCATTAATGCACAAACCTTGGATAATCATTTTGTATGTGACGTGATCGGGGGAAACACCCATCATTGACATATCACCAAAAACATAACATGCCTCGTTGATCCTGCCTGCCTTGCAAAGCTTGCCAATTAGTGTATTATACGTAATAACATCAGGAAGATGACCACTTttaaacatttggcacaacgaTTTATATGCACCTTTCATGCCTCCGATAGCAGAGCGTCCATGAATGATAACATTATATGCTACAACATCAGCCTCTATACCCCTTAAGACTACATCATTCCAACAAGTGAGCGCTTCAAGCGTGTTCCCAGTCTTGAAGTGACCGTCCATGAGGATAGTTGAAGTGATTAACTCCGAGGTTTCCCCATCATTATCATCTCCCAGTATCTTCTCAAGAAGCTTTCTCGCGTCCTCTAACAAACCCTTCTGGCAAAGGGCATGCACGAGAATATTACATGAGACTCTGTTTGGTCTGATTCCATGATTAGCCATGGTAGAAAAAAGATCCAGACCCTTATCCACTTTATTGACAAGGCAATAACCATTCATTAAAGTGTTAAAAGTAGCGCAAGTAGGAAAGGGTCCCTGGAATATCATCTCCCTAACAAGCCACTCTGCCTTCCCTAAGTCACCGCTTTTGCATATTGCATTTAAAAGGTAATTGTGAGTTACAACATCAGGAAGTCTAAGCTGCTGAACCATATTAGTCCAAACGTATATGGCTGCTCCTAACTTACCTTCCAAACACAAAGACCTTATAAGAGTTATATCACCACTGTAATCTGTTTCCAAGATAGCACCACAACCCCTTGTATGAACCCAACTTATGCTTTCCCTGCATATATTTTGAGTTTGAGTTAAATCCATGTGATAAACATTAATTGAAGCTCTCATGTTCAGAAGTTGTTAATGGATGCCAAGTTTGTCACAGTTTTCTCACATTACTTCAACATAATGATTAACAAATTTGATCTTTACGTgaaattcaacattataatcaGTGACTCGGTCTAAAGATAATGGTGTCACAAGATTTTGGATCAATATCTGACGGTTTAAGTTTTAGTTTCAGACTTTCGGTGACTCCTAATACACAGAATAGCTCATCACCCCTACCACCATCAAATTATGCTTGTGAATAACAACTAATTCGGTATTAAAAAGGATAGATTTCTGTGGCAAGGTCCAATGCGTGCGTGAGTCGAAATATATTGAACTAGGTATCTCAATCTTTCCTAGACACGGGCTTAAAATTCCTGTATTCGAAAGCCGCAATGTAAATTTCCGAGTACCATCTACTGTGAATTACACTAATAATAtctaactaaaataaaaaaataaggaAACTGAGCCAGAGCAAACAACTCCTCAACTAAAATGCATATCGAATAAAATTAAGAAACAGTCTGGAAAACTACATTGATCCGGGGGAAATTAACttctcaattaaaataaataaatttgatgTTTATTTCTTTTTGTAGAAAAAAATTTCGTCCCTGAGCATTGAACTTCAATTTATATGAGACCCAGATTTAAGAACAAACAACCAATTAAAGTTGTCAAAAACAAACCTCATTGCTTTTAAGCGATCTAAACTTCCTTTCAACAACGCATCCAACACGTTGAAAACTGCACCCCTCGGCTCTCCTTCGCCATCTGAGATTTCATTATCATTCTGAATGCTAATCACACACCTACTTCAAAAAATGTtggaaaaaatatgaaaattttgtcAATTCACGCCTCCGAAATTGAAGATACGCGatcaaaaaattcaagaaatgttcTTACCGAGATTCGATCAAGTCGAAGCTGTATTTCGAACAATAAAGAGAAATTAGGTCTCTCAATGACTCAATAATTTGGAAGCTCCCGCACAGTACTCGTAGAAGAAAATTAGATTCTTGAGCGGGGAATAAAAGCTGgaacttaaatatttaaaaaattagaatCTGTACAGGCATTGCAATGGCAGGGAGAGCAACTTCCACTTACAGATTGCATTGGTTCCGGAGAATTGAACCGATTAGGGTGGCGACAGCGGTGGAGACGGCGGCCCCAAGCTGCTTCGAGCGGAAGGAATCGAGAGGACATGCACTGATAGGCTTTGAGACTAGATTCTGACTTGTAAGAAATAGAAACTTGGGCTCAAAATATTTGGGCCAACCCATTagattgttttaaaaaaattccctACCCCGTTGGATTCAAATTTTTTCTGGACCATTAGACCCattgatttaattttatttttttttaataaaccaTTAGATTCTATTTTATGTATGCATATATAGAAATATTTTAATAGAATGATTTATTTTGAGAACAAAGTTAATTTCATCATAATCTTACACATCTAACAACTCGTCCTATTTTTAGAGTTCAGTGTCAGATGATCAGTAAGTAATaactaaaaaattaatttttttaaacagaCTATAGATAAAAATAATTCTCTTTCAAAAAGAAGGATTGAAATATAATTAGTTTCCTAATGATTAATAAATCtagcaatttaattaaaaacactATACTTAATAATTAAGGTTTCTCGGGGGATATTGGTGTGCATTCCTCTAATAAGTACATTCGATAGTAGACATGTATCCTCCTACGTGAGATGTGGTCCATaatgttttaaataaatctCATGTGAAAAACCCTTAGGTTGCACTtgagaaatgaatttgaaatatatgaaataatatataaacaTGTAAGAGTATATGAAAATATTCCATCTGCAACAGTTGATCACAAGAATGTATGAAAATTATTTATGATGATACAACTTCTATTAGAGAAAAAATTCATTTATTGAACAAATTTTGTtcgtaatatttttttttaatgactcgttatttatattattttgtagCATAATGTATGTttataatcaaattattaaaaaaCTTCGAGCTAAAACAATATCATGCAAACTACGTTAATCAAGTCACACTAAACAAACTCAGTGTGATAAGCTCGTCCGAGAAAAACGTTTGATtacttctttttattttactaTTATGTTTGATTACAAAGTTATATacgttttattttcaaaataatttatatacatCTTGGTTTTTTTATGGACATTTTGGGTTTTTAACCATCTACAAAATTCATCGACTTATCATCTATTGTTTTTGGGCTTATTTTAGCCCAATTCTTGGGCCTTGTCCAAAACTTCTCGCACTTAATAATTGGACAGCaatgaattattaaaataaaatatgcaaatatattagttttttaaaattaaaaaaaaaaaaggaatctGAGAATGTGACAAATGACATCTAAGCCATTTGGTGTTTGCCTATTATTTATTGTAAAGTAATATAAAATGAATTGATCCTattatttttaacttaaattcaaatttctaattccataaatataaaaaaaataaaaaaaaattcaagattttGCTCTAAAAAGTAACAAGATTTATGtgtgtaaataaataatatatattattattgtatgtatATAATTTATACACACAAAAATTTGTGCTAGTTATCAATTAAGCGGGCCTATGTTCTTAGCACTAGTTGGGAAGATTCTTTGTACCCTAACACTTGTCGGTGAAGTGTTTGTATTATTCTTCCAGCTCTCACTTTTTATCTTTATTGCAATTGGCAccctatatttttttattaattccgTTTTGGTACTTATTTCAATCTTCTTGTGTGTTTTACTGTTTTAtacatataattattatatttgttatatacacatatttatattatttatatattatatattatattattaaacttgaacatatcatataaattaattattcggTATGTAAATGTGACACCAAAATTACTTTtcagttttataatatttgtcaGACAACTTTATTATGTGAGTTTAtaagtaattttttaaaatccttttaatttttctatttttttttttctaactcATCTCTAATTTATCGAAAAATTTAAATCATCTCATTAAATCTTATCTAAttaagtaggtctcttgtgagatgatctcacggatctttatctatgagacgagtcaatcctaccgatattcacaataaaaaataatactcctaacataaaaagtaatttttttcatggataacctaaataagatatttatctcacaaaatatgatccgtgagaccgtctcaaacaAGTTTTTGTTTATCTAATTTACAAGTATCATTCACACAAAAACCatcatagaaaaaaaaattaatatgatgCATATTGCATGTCACGGAACACTAGTATATAGTGcaactaaatttaatttaaattcaaaAGAAGGACTTTCAATAGATTGTTTGTTACATACAGTTCAGGACAAATTCAGCTAAAGTGGGTGTCTGTATTATTTTACATgagagaattttatattttatgtatatTATATTCTTTAAAATTGTGTTTATTAACCAAAATTTTCGAGGTTTCTCTCAAATTCTGTAGTTCCACCATTATTAATTCTATTAAATTCATCGATCAATAACCGAATATTCTCAATATGGTCGATTATTTATAGAATATCTTACGATAAAATTTTAAGTTTGGAACATTTCAAGCGGTGTTTTTATAACTGAATTGATGATCGAACCGATTCACATTGGTCCATATGGTTCTTGATCGTTTTTTACCAGTTCTGATCGGTTTGACCTTAAAATGGTTATTTGACTTGGTTCGGACCAGACTCATGACTAGTTTCCAATGGAATTAGTCAaaccaattaattaaaatattgttttacaaTCTCCATCGTAACAAATCTCTTCTTAATTCAAAAAATTTGTATTCTCCACATGGGGAAAAAATAAAGAAtagtaataatataattttttaaaaccgACCCTTTTCATTATCACATTCATTATCATAATCATACAAAGGTAGGACCAATCTTCTACCAAACATCATTCCTCCACTACTTAATGGTATTCTCTTTatacaattaatcatttaactaaataattaataattaacagtTTGTCTTATTTTTTGACCATGTCCACTAATACGTCAAAATATGCAGTTTGGTTCTCTatgaatatacaaatatatgAGCCATGCTATATATATTctcgatggactaaagtgaaatttgacaaattatggatgaattaaattgatatttgaattttttaaataaaaaaaataaaataaaaatgtgtattgaattgttttaaaaaaacaataaacaaaagtgtaatattagtatcatataaggataAAGTTGGAAAAAAAAGTTAATGTCCTTCCCAGATAGTTACTATCATATCCTCAAccgtaataaaataaatagatggaatatatatttatatttgacCGTCAAAATAAGAGTAATGCTTGATAAATAATAAACAGGAGATGGGTGGTTGCTGTCTTAAATGCGGACTTTAGTATTATTAAATTGTTGACGTTTAATTATGTACCGTTGCATTCATCAGTAAACATGTTTTTGTTTTTACTGGTGACATTATTATATCTATTTAGTATCACCATCTAAATATGATGTTTGAGCTATTATTAGTTATagtttttgataaaatcataaaCTATCGATCTTGCACTTGATATTAAATTAAAGGTGACGAGTTAAACTTTCACTGATTGTAAAGAGTGTGATTATTGAGATAAAGAATATTTGATGTAATAATTGTCTCTGCTGGACAAACCAATTGAAACGTGACGCTTGAATTGttatatgctttaaaatatttgaggtTTATTGTTACCATCAACTATAGTTTTTAATAAAACGCAAATGTTCATGTGTCCTAAAGTTTTGGTTGATCCAACGTTGTCTCAACAATTCAATTCTAGCAGTACCATTTTTTGTTTGGTTGTTCTTtcacaaatgaaaaacattatattttgtatttttgcgattttggttttttatattattaaatttcaattttaatatgttatttttgttttattcaattttaatctttttttacATAGAACTGATATAGTTTATATTTGACGCTAACATTACATCGATATGGTGCTAATGTATGCAGTGTAATATCAACActtaagaaaaaataaataaaactaaaattcgACAACATAGATAACCAAAATCGTAAAGAgtaaattttaagtttttgattCACGAGATCATAATTATatcttttaatatatataaagtaAATCATGCCATAAAAAggttaatataaatattttgttcataaaaaaaaatactatcATATAAAAATAGGTTATCAACAAAAATTCTTTAGAATAATTTgttgagtatgtctcttgtgagacgatcttccgaatctttatttgtgagacggatcaatcctaccgatattcacaataaaaagtaatattattagtataaaaaataatattttttcatggatcacccaaataagagatctgtctcacaaaatacgatttgtgataccgtctcatacaagtttttgtctaattTGTTTGGCTCATAATATTTCGTTGGCCCTATTTTCCGCTTTTGAATCCAAGGCCATATGAGCTGGTTGAATCGTTTCATCTTACAATTTacaattgtaaaaataaaattgttgcTTTTAAATTACAACAGcttagaatttttattttggaataaAAGTGTAGGCTTACCAGTTCAttgaaacattttattttttttaaaaaaaatgaaatcccTTCGAACATATGTTTTTTTGATTCAAAacataatttataaataaaattacgaGCCTTTGATTTCCTTGAATGTGAGGTTGTGCTTGAATGGAGATATTTGATGTTAtgaatttcaattttcatttgaatatttaaatgtatttcaaattcatctatataattttttaaaattttgtaaatGTAATGATTATTAtagtagatctgaaattcactCAAAATATGTATCACTCcgaaattcaaatatttaactCCAATTCAAGTCATAAATTTTTCAAACAATTTGATGGGATTTATATTAAGAATtcgaaattaaaataaacaaatcCTCCAATTTAAAACCAAGCCTGCAAAAATTAACACGTTTCTGTTAAGAAAATAATATAGTTCTTGACTTttattatataaacataaaacGTAAGCTCGAGGATGACATTTGTACTGTATTTTGTTTCTTGCATGGCGACCCCTACGCAAACCCCATATTTTTCCAACGATTTAAAACCCTTTATAAttatctaaaaaaatatttataattatgtaAATTTAGATACATATCAGAGTTTCCATTGTAAATATATTACTCAAAATTTGGACTCAAAAAATGTTTTTTACTTCCCTAAAATGCCATTACTCAATTTAGATTATATAAAGTTACGCATCATTTTTTTTGTATCCGATGCATATGTTTGtcacaattgaatttcaaataatataatttCCTGTGATGTGAATCTCTTCTCAGCATCATTGAGTTTTCGACTCTCATAGGCAATTGGGCGCCCATCCTGCAGCGCCGTCATTGCATACAACAATAtagaaaaagaaagaagaaaaggCATAAGCCTAAAATGCCATTACTCAATTTAGA
The Primulina tabacum isolate GXHZ01 chromosome 9, ASM2559414v2, whole genome shotgun sequence DNA segment above includes these coding regions:
- the LOC142555556 gene encoding uncharacterized protein LOC142555556 isoform X3 — its product is MSSRFLPLEAAWGRRLHRCRHPNRFNSPEPMQSLLFPAQESNFLLRVLCGSFQIIESLRDLISLYCSKYSFDLIESRRCVISIQNDNEISDGEGEPRGAVFNVLDALLKGSLDRLKAMRESISWVHTRGCGAILETDYSGDITLIRSLCLEGKLGAAIYVWTNMVQQLRLPDVVTHNYLLNAICKSGDLGKAEWLVREMIFQGPFPTCATFNTLMNGYCLVNKVDKGLDLFSTMANHGIRPNRVSCNILVHALCQKGLLEDARKLLEKILGDDNDGETSELITSTILMDGHFKTGNTLEALTCWNDVVLRGIEADVVAYNVIIHGRSAIGGMKGAYKSLCQMFKSGHLPDVITYNTLIGKLCKAGRINEACYVFGDMSMMGVSPDHVTYKMIIQGLCINGDAVRANNFLCHMLEFSIRPDPLIFNVIIQAFGKCGDIHKALSVRNLMVELGVLPNIYTYNALIQAQVRNGNIDQVHYLKKEMLLNGVFPDLVTYNMLIGVACNIGLLSSALQLHDEMLRKGCDPDIVTYTILLKHYCLRGSMKKAEELFLKVLWSGLRMDHIPFLILMKRYFKTRELDKVFDLYLIWLKKGI
- the LOC142555556 gene encoding uncharacterized protein LOC142555556 isoform X2; this encodes MSSRFLPLEAAWGRRLHRCRHPNRFNSPEPMQSFQLLFPAQESNFLLRVLCGSFQIIESLRDLISLYCSKYSFDLIESRCVISIQNDNEISDGEGEPRGAVFNVLDALLKGSLDRLKAMRESISWVHTRGCGAILETDYSGDITLIRSLCLEGKLGAAIYVWTNMVQQLRLPDVVTHNYLLNAICKSGDLGKAEWLVREMIFQGPFPTCATFNTLMNGYCLVNKVDKGLDLFSTMANHGIRPNRVSCNILVHALCQKGLLEDARKLLEKILGDDNDGETSELITSTILMDGHFKTGNTLEALTCWNDVVLRGIEADVVAYNVIIHGRSAIGGMKGAYKSLCQMFKSGHLPDVITYNTLIGKLCKAGRINEACYVFGDMSMMGVSPDHVTYKMIIQGLCINGDAVRANNFLCHMLEFSIRPDPLIFNVIIQAFGKCGDIHKALSVRNLMVELGVLPNIYTYNALIQAQVRNGNIDQVHYLKKEMLLNGVFPDLVTYNMLIGVACNIGLLSSALQLHDEMLRKGCDPDIVTYTILLKHYCLRGSMKKAEELFLKVLWSGLRMDHIPFLILMKRYFKTRELDKVFDLYLIWLKKGI
- the LOC142555556 gene encoding uncharacterized protein LOC142555556 isoform X1 codes for the protein MSSRFLPLEAAWGRRLHRCRHPNRFNSPEPMQSFQLLFPAQESNFLLRVLCGSFQIIESLRDLISLYCSKYSFDLIESRRCVISIQNDNEISDGEGEPRGAVFNVLDALLKGSLDRLKAMRESISWVHTRGCGAILETDYSGDITLIRSLCLEGKLGAAIYVWTNMVQQLRLPDVVTHNYLLNAICKSGDLGKAEWLVREMIFQGPFPTCATFNTLMNGYCLVNKVDKGLDLFSTMANHGIRPNRVSCNILVHALCQKGLLEDARKLLEKILGDDNDGETSELITSTILMDGHFKTGNTLEALTCWNDVVLRGIEADVVAYNVIIHGRSAIGGMKGAYKSLCQMFKSGHLPDVITYNTLIGKLCKAGRINEACYVFGDMSMMGVSPDHVTYKMIIQGLCINGDAVRANNFLCHMLEFSIRPDPLIFNVIIQAFGKCGDIHKALSVRNLMVELGVLPNIYTYNALIQAQVRNGNIDQVHYLKKEMLLNGVFPDLVTYNMLIGVACNIGLLSSALQLHDEMLRKGCDPDIVTYTILLKHYCLRGSMKKAEELFLKVLWSGLRMDHIPFLILMKRYFKTRELDKVFDLYLIWLKKGI
- the LOC142555556 gene encoding uncharacterized protein LOC142555556 isoform X4 — protein: MSSRFLPLEAAWGRRLHRCRHPNRFNSPEPMQSLLFPAQESNFLLRVLCGSFQIIESLRDLISLYCSKYSFDLIESRCVISIQNDNEISDGEGEPRGAVFNVLDALLKGSLDRLKAMRESISWVHTRGCGAILETDYSGDITLIRSLCLEGKLGAAIYVWTNMVQQLRLPDVVTHNYLLNAICKSGDLGKAEWLVREMIFQGPFPTCATFNTLMNGYCLVNKVDKGLDLFSTMANHGIRPNRVSCNILVHALCQKGLLEDARKLLEKILGDDNDGETSELITSTILMDGHFKTGNTLEALTCWNDVVLRGIEADVVAYNVIIHGRSAIGGMKGAYKSLCQMFKSGHLPDVITYNTLIGKLCKAGRINEACYVFGDMSMMGVSPDHVTYKMIIQGLCINGDAVRANNFLCHMLEFSIRPDPLIFNVIIQAFGKCGDIHKALSVRNLMVELGVLPNIYTYNALIQAQVRNGNIDQVHYLKKEMLLNGVFPDLVTYNMLIGVACNIGLLSSALQLHDEMLRKGCDPDIVTYTILLKHYCLRGSMKKAEELFLKVLWSGLRMDHIPFLILMKRYFKTRELDKVFDLYLIWLKKGI